A part of Aegilops tauschii subsp. strangulata cultivar AL8/78 chromosome 2, Aet v6.0, whole genome shotgun sequence genomic DNA contains:
- the LOC109773565 gene encoding uncharacterized protein isoform X1, which yields MGGGYPLLSMASMAAEGREPLRDWISLSVSFCFCTPDSALSPFLKFLEAALTDIEFSGASSTTFSSGGGDVASATPPAVVSYTPIQSIHRGGTAASCVTISSGGGGAATRCRSSCRVAPCSLHVMAARLQQTPPPALAGSAESADEAKELLADLLDETVRSGFQTLSSVPSHPLENEGAQFLQPIPGTFTEAKTSWPSTNAGMSKHEGEAGCHSITARQDSDGRKNSRDELATAEQDRDSKRQRSNGAPGEATLVMPGYCAVENFSAKPSGGEAAAP from the exons atgggaggagggtatcccctcttgtccatggcctccatggcggcggaggggcgggagcccctccgagattggatatctctctctgtttccttctgtttctgcactccagattctgccctttcaccgtttcttaaatttcTGGAGGCGGCTTTGACTGATATCGAGTTCTCCGGAGCGTCAAGCACAACGTTTAGTTCTGGGGGCGGAGATGTGGCGTCCGCAACCCCGCCGGCCGTCGTCTCGTACACCCCCATCCAGTCCATCCACCGCGGTGGCACGGCGGCATCCTGCGTGACAATCAGTTCTGGGGGCGGGGGGGCGGCGACGAGATGTCggtcgtcgtgtcgagttgcgcCGTGCAGTCTTCACGTCATGGCGGCCCGGCTCCAGCAAACACCACCACCCGCGTTGGCTGGAAGCGCAG AGTCGGCTGACGAAGCAAAGGAATTGCTGGCGGATCTCCTTG ATGAAACTGTACGATCTGGCTTTCAAACGTTATCCTCTGTTCCGAGCCATCCACTTGAAAATGAAG GTGCTCAATTCCTCCAACCCATCCCAGGCACCTTCACAGAAGCTAAAACTTCTTGGCCATCGACAAATGCAG GCATGAGTAAGCATGAGGGCGAAGCAGGTTGTCACAGCATCACTGCTCGCCAGGATTCAGATGGGAGAAAGAATTCAAGGGATGAACTTGCAACGGCTGAGCAAGACCGTGATTCAAAACGGCAACGGTCAAATGGGGCGCCTGGTGAAGCAACTCTG GTGATGCCAGGGTATTGTGCTGTGGAGAATTTCAGCGCCAAGCCGAGTGGTGGAGAGGCGGCCGCTCCATGA
- the LOC109773564 gene encoding prefoldin subunit 2: MASRAGGDGKEPINEQVVANTYANMRTEMNQLYTKITELEMEVSEHALVIGAIEPLDPTRRCYRMIGGVLVERTIREVLPAVHRNKEGLEEVVARMKEALERKKQEITEFELKYKIRIRKGDNSANEEGSMKEASAQGVLVGPAGQ; this comes from the coding sequence ATGGCAAGCAGAGCAGGTGGCGACGGCAAAGAACCCATAAATGAGCAAGTAGTTGCAAATACCTATGCCAACATGCGCACTGAAATGAACCAGCTCTACACCAAGATCACGGAGCTGGAAATGGAAGTCAGTGAGCACGCCCTTGTGATTGGCGCAATAGAGCCCCTGGACCCCACAAGGCGTTGCTACAGGATGATTGGCGGAGTCTTGGTTGAGAGGACCATCAGGGAAGTCTTGCCCGCCGTGCACCGCAACAAGGAGGGCCTTGAAGAGGTCGTCGCTCGCATGAAGGAGGCTCTGGAGAGGAAGAAGCAAGAGATCACCGAGTTTGAGCTCAAGTACAAGATCAGGATCAGGAAGGGCGACAACAGCGCCAACGAAGAAGGCAGCATGAAGGAAGCCTCTGCCCAGGGTGTTCTTGTTGGCCCTGCGGGCCAGTAG
- the LOC109773565 gene encoding uncharacterized protein isoform X2, with the protein MSSKIESADEAKELLADLLDETVRSGFQTLSSVPSHPLENEGAQFLQPIPGTFTEAKTSWPSTNAGMSKHEGEAGCHSITARQDSDGRKNSRDELATAEQDRDSKRQRSNGAPGEATLVMPGYCAVENFSAKPSGGEAAAP; encoded by the exons ATGAGTTCAAAAATTG AGTCGGCTGACGAAGCAAAGGAATTGCTGGCGGATCTCCTTG ATGAAACTGTACGATCTGGCTTTCAAACGTTATCCTCTGTTCCGAGCCATCCACTTGAAAATGAAG GTGCTCAATTCCTCCAACCCATCCCAGGCACCTTCACAGAAGCTAAAACTTCTTGGCCATCGACAAATGCAG GCATGAGTAAGCATGAGGGCGAAGCAGGTTGTCACAGCATCACTGCTCGCCAGGATTCAGATGGGAGAAAGAATTCAAGGGATGAACTTGCAACGGCTGAGCAAGACCGTGATTCAAAACGGCAACGGTCAAATGGGGCGCCTGGTGAAGCAACTCTG GTGATGCCAGGGTATTGTGCTGTGGAGAATTTCAGCGCCAAGCCGAGTGGTGGAGAGGCGGCCGCTCCATGA